The following proteins are co-located in the Pyrococcus abyssi GE5 genome:
- a CDS encoding phosphate signaling complex PhoU family protein translates to MEFRKIQFTGRSSYIVSLPKAWIKEHGLKRGDTVSLVLNPDGSITIFPGKYRERQLSRKLKITRDYSPDMAIRLVISAYIQGYDTIEIELEEEMPLYKVAIRKTLQSLPGVEIVFEEQQRIVAKSLLDEEEINLVELLKRMSAIVTSMFSDLELIIQGQNGEVLRDIKDLENELDRFYFLIMRAVNRLLSKRGVTEESGLFKKPFDLIGILLIARNVERIGDHIIRIAENPDYIDVKYLLEKFHEMMAQVEAMDLYKVDKLMMELGERAKNTDYRKSISMDSYRRILEYLENIGEVIINMAIG, encoded by the coding sequence ATGGAATTCAGGAAAATTCAATTTACGGGTAGGAGCTCTTATATAGTTTCCCTTCCAAAAGCGTGGATAAAGGAGCACGGGCTTAAGAGGGGCGATACAGTTTCCTTAGTTCTCAACCCAGATGGGAGCATAACGATCTTCCCAGGGAAATACAGGGAGCGTCAGCTTAGTAGGAAGCTCAAGATAACCCGGGATTACTCTCCTGACATGGCAATAAGGCTCGTAATATCGGCTTACATTCAAGGGTACGACACGATAGAGATAGAGCTCGAAGAAGAAATGCCCCTGTACAAGGTGGCAATAAGGAAAACCCTCCAGAGCCTTCCTGGGGTTGAAATAGTATTTGAGGAGCAGCAGAGAATAGTCGCTAAAAGCCTGCTTGATGAGGAGGAGATAAACCTTGTTGAGCTCTTGAAGAGGATGAGCGCTATAGTTACTTCCATGTTCAGCGACCTTGAGCTTATAATTCAGGGGCAAAACGGGGAAGTCCTTAGGGATATAAAGGATCTAGAAAATGAGCTAGACAGGTTCTACTTCCTGATAATGAGGGCCGTTAATAGGTTACTCTCAAAGAGGGGAGTTACGGAGGAGAGTGGCCTATTCAAGAAGCCTTTCGATTTGATAGGAATTCTGCTAATAGCGAGGAACGTTGAAAGGATTGGGGATCACATAATAAGGATAGCCGAAAATCCAGATTATATCGACGTTAAATACCTCTTAGAAAAGTTCCACGAGATGATGGCTCAAGTGGAGGCGATGGATCTTTACAAGGTCGATAAGTTAATGATGGAGCTTGGGGAGAGGGCCAAGAACACGGACTACAGGAAGTCAATATCGATGGACAGTTACAGGAGGATCCTCGAGTACCTCGAGAACATCGGTGAGGTAATAATAAATATGGCCATCGGATGA
- a CDS encoding isoaspartyl peptidase/L-asparaginase family protein, which yields MVAIIVHGGAGTIRKEERIPKVLEGVREAVLAGWKELKKGSALDAVEEAIKVLEDNPIFNAGTGSVLTIDGKVEMDAAIMRGKTLEAGAVAGIWGVKNPISVARKVMEKTDHVLLVGEGAVKFARIMGFPEYDPTTEERRKQWQELKEKLMKGEVRHWKKLGELIKEHPEVLRSTVGAVAFDGEEVVAGTSTGGVFLKMFGRVGDTPIIGAGTYANEVAGASCTGLGEVAIKLALAKTATDFVRLGLDAQAASEAAIELATKHFGKDTMGIIMVDSRGNVGFAKNTKHMSYAFMKEGMNEPEAGV from the coding sequence ATGGTGGCTATTATCGTTCATGGTGGAGCTGGAACAATACGTAAGGAGGAGAGAATTCCAAAGGTTCTTGAGGGAGTTAGAGAGGCAGTTTTAGCTGGGTGGAAGGAGTTAAAGAAAGGATCAGCTTTGGATGCCGTTGAAGAGGCCATAAAGGTTCTCGAAGATAACCCAATTTTCAACGCGGGAACCGGAAGCGTCTTGACGATAGATGGCAAGGTTGAGATGGATGCTGCAATAATGCGTGGTAAAACCTTGGAAGCTGGTGCAGTCGCTGGAATCTGGGGGGTTAAGAATCCAATAAGCGTTGCGAGAAAAGTGATGGAGAAGACGGATCACGTTCTTCTAGTTGGAGAAGGTGCAGTAAAGTTCGCGAGGATAATGGGCTTTCCCGAATACGATCCAACAACTGAAGAAAGAAGGAAGCAGTGGCAGGAGTTGAAGGAGAAGCTAATGAAAGGCGAAGTTAGACATTGGAAAAAGCTCGGTGAACTCATAAAGGAGCATCCAGAGGTTCTAAGGAGCACTGTTGGTGCGGTTGCCTTTGATGGAGAGGAAGTCGTCGCTGGAACTTCAACGGGAGGAGTTTTCCTTAAGATGTTTGGAAGGGTTGGAGATACCCCCATAATAGGGGCCGGAACTTATGCAAACGAAGTTGCTGGCGCATCTTGCACTGGGCTTGGGGAGGTTGCCATAAAGCTAGCCCTGGCTAAAACTGCCACAGACTTCGTTAGGCTTGGCTTAGATGCTCAGGCGGCCAGTGAAGCTGCCATAGAGCTTGCCACAAAGCACTTTGGCAAGGATACAATGGGGATAATAATGGTTGATTCTAGGGGAAACGTAGGCTTCGCGAAGAACACCAAGCATATGAGCTATGCATTCATGAAGGAGGGCATGAACGAGCCGGAGGCTGGTGTTTAG
- a CDS encoding MFS transporter: MERDAKVLVIANAVGQLFLQFSWFVMPFYLKVLGYGMDKMGVLFSVQTFIGGLSFLLAGQISLRIGYKRTLILAALLGLLGRILQVIGYNFYILILGFFLVGINMGLRDPNYSALLSEKVKSEEERHRIFSYSFGLGTLMNAIGVLVAGYAPGYLISLGYRKEIAYRLVIALALLQFLVVIPALMLVKDVPVKESRIKWRKDLIVRILKFSLPSAIIGLGAGITIPYMSIYFNLRFGRDIKEISWVFFGQQLVMGLGSFILPELVRKIGAVKVITYFQWSAALLFLIFPSIPTFILASIVYVIRSILMNIVWPVNDSFMMGFFSTEEKATAAGIRRAFSTFMRGAGNYIGGLLFAVSLSYPFYATAILYIFATAMFYAFFIKHN; the protein is encoded by the coding sequence ATGGAAAGGGACGCGAAAGTGCTAGTAATTGCCAACGCAGTTGGTCAGCTATTCCTCCAGTTCTCATGGTTCGTGATGCCGTTCTACTTGAAAGTTTTGGGATATGGAATGGACAAGATGGGAGTCCTCTTTTCAGTTCAAACCTTCATAGGGGGTTTGAGCTTTCTTTTAGCCGGTCAAATTTCACTTAGAATTGGCTACAAGAGAACTCTCATTTTAGCCGCACTCCTTGGGCTTCTTGGGAGGATTTTGCAAGTAATCGGGTATAACTTCTACATCCTCATCTTAGGCTTCTTCCTCGTCGGCATTAACATGGGGTTAAGGGATCCCAACTACTCGGCCCTCTTAAGTGAGAAGGTGAAGAGCGAGGAGGAGAGGCATAGGATATTCTCATACTCATTCGGTTTGGGAACCCTCATGAATGCCATTGGCGTTTTAGTTGCAGGATACGCCCCAGGCTACTTGATAAGCCTCGGCTATAGGAAGGAGATAGCTTACAGATTAGTTATAGCACTGGCACTCCTCCAGTTCCTAGTAGTTATCCCAGCACTCATGCTTGTGAAGGACGTTCCAGTTAAGGAGAGCAGGATAAAATGGAGGAAGGACTTAATAGTTAGGATCCTTAAGTTCTCCCTGCCGAGCGCAATAATAGGGCTCGGTGCAGGAATAACTATACCTTATATGAGCATCTACTTCAACCTCAGGTTTGGAAGGGATATAAAGGAGATAAGCTGGGTGTTCTTTGGTCAGCAGTTAGTTATGGGACTAGGCTCCTTCATCCTGCCAGAGCTGGTAAGGAAGATTGGGGCAGTTAAAGTCATAACGTACTTCCAGTGGAGCGCGGCACTGCTATTCTTAATATTCCCCTCGATACCCACCTTCATCTTAGCCTCGATAGTCTACGTGATAAGGTCAATCCTCATGAACATAGTTTGGCCCGTCAATGACTCGTTCATGATGGGCTTCTTCTCCACGGAGGAGAAAGCAACTGCAGCTGGAATTAGGAGAGCGTTCTCAACGTTCATGAGGGGAGCAGGAAACTACATTGGAGGTTTACTGTTTGCAGTCTCCCTATCATACCCATTCTACGCAACGGCAATCCTTTACATATTTGCAACGGCAATGTTTTATGCGTTCTTCATAAAACATAATTAA
- a CDS encoding MFS transporter — translation MLKNLWFLNFSTFFFFLGISILNPLISPYAITLGAKPFLVGVVAGVASGISLFSKLIGGYIGDKGYRFHAMFLGNVLGIFSGLLYIASALSGSIMVFALGRAVHGFAMGIFFPSSLSSAVDLAPKGRVGEALGWRGMMFSLGNIVGPAIGGFISDKFGFGMAFFSSIVFSVLGAIFVLLVWREVGEIKVDKHEEHSGYRELLKPFFISACLSLFFISMAYSGVVTFLPALYKVSGLGQSVFGLYMMIMGLASFFMRVVGGRSADKLGPIPVIRVGVSGIFLAYLLLLKFKFPPNSYISAAISGAGFGLSLPALQYMALAKLPGKIRTMGSSIYTMFFDLGMLSGQVGLGLVAQVRGYEGVFPVISILPLISIAMAHIPLLWGRNDEG, via the coding sequence GTGCTAAAAAATTTGTGGTTCCTAAACTTCTCCACGTTCTTCTTCTTCTTGGGTATAAGTATATTGAATCCCCTGATATCTCCATATGCCATAACCTTAGGAGCGAAGCCGTTTTTAGTTGGTGTAGTAGCTGGAGTTGCTAGCGGAATTTCACTGTTCTCTAAGCTCATCGGCGGTTACATTGGGGACAAGGGTTATAGATTCCATGCCATGTTCCTCGGTAATGTACTTGGAATATTTTCGGGTTTACTTTACATCGCTTCAGCCTTATCCGGAAGCATAATGGTTTTTGCATTAGGTAGGGCAGTTCATGGATTCGCGATGGGAATATTCTTCCCTTCCTCGCTCTCATCAGCCGTTGATTTGGCACCTAAGGGTAGGGTAGGAGAAGCGCTGGGATGGAGGGGGATGATGTTTTCCCTGGGCAACATAGTTGGACCCGCCATAGGTGGTTTCATCTCCGACAAGTTTGGCTTTGGAATGGCCTTCTTCTCTTCAATAGTTTTCTCGGTTCTTGGAGCAATTTTCGTCTTGCTCGTTTGGAGGGAAGTCGGGGAGATTAAGGTTGATAAGCACGAGGAGCATAGCGGATACAGGGAGCTTTTAAAGCCTTTTTTCATCTCCGCATGTCTTAGCCTGTTCTTCATATCGATGGCCTATTCTGGAGTTGTAACTTTCCTTCCAGCACTTTACAAGGTGTCGGGCTTAGGACAGAGCGTGTTCGGTCTCTACATGATGATAATGGGTTTGGCCAGCTTCTTCATGAGGGTCGTTGGGGGTAGGAGTGCCGATAAGTTGGGCCCAATTCCAGTGATAAGGGTTGGAGTCTCTGGGATATTCCTTGCGTATCTCCTACTATTAAAATTCAAGTTCCCTCCAAACTCTTACATCTCCGCGGCAATCTCTGGAGCTGGCTTTGGATTATCTTTGCCGGCCCTTCAATATATGGCCCTGGCAAAATTGCCCGGGAAAATTAGAACCATGGGTTCCAGCATTTACACAATGTTCTTCGACCTTGGCATGTTAAGTGGTCAAGTGGGCCTAGGCTTGGTGGCCCAGGTTAGGGGATACGAGGGTGTATTCCCGGTTATTTCAATTCTTCCGTTAATTTCAATAGCAATGGCTCACATTCCATTGTTGTGGGGGAGGAATGATGAGGGTTAG